TTCAATAAGTGTTTTTCCTACAAGTGCTGACTCAGGTGCAACAATCAGTTCGGCAAGGTGAGTGTCCCATGGCAATATTTCCGGCTGAGCATTTTGTGCTTCACGTGCGTTGAGGTTAAGCAGGAAGCGACTTTCCATTTTATTGTAGAAACCCTGCAACTTTCTGGAAAAAATAAACATCCCGACAATCATCAGAACAATGGCAATGACCACCGCAATCCAGGTACTATAGAATTGATAAATGAGAAACCCAACAAAGAAGAGTGCCAGGGAAATTCTTAAAACTTCCAACGCTACCAAAGGGCCTCTGGTATATTTCTTGTTTAACCACAAATGAGAATAAGCTTTCTTTTCAATTTTTCTGATGGCCAATGCCCATAAAAAAGGAGTCATGAAAAACAGCGTAAGTATTAAGCTGATAATGATCCCGTTGTTTCCGTTGATAATGTTTTTGGTGATGAAAGGTTGCAGGTATCTGGATCCCAGAAACACAATCGCAATGATGATCACCGAATGGATAATTGTGTTAAAAGTATAAGATTTCAATAAAACCTTCCAATCACTCAAGGTGGTAATCCCGGCTGTGCTGGAACTATATCTGTTGATGGCTTCTACCCATCGTTTAGGTAGCGTACGTTCCAGAAACAGGTAAAAAGGTTCTGAGGCCTTGATCAGATAGGGAGTGGTAAAGGTGGTAATTGCAGATACAGCTACTGCAATAGGGTAGAGGAAGTCGCTGGTTACCTTTAAAGTCAGGCCAAGAGTTGCGATGATAAAAGAAAACTCCCCGATTTGTGCCAGACTTAAACCTGTCTGAACAGAAGTCTTGAGGGGTTGTCCCGATAATAAAGCACCCATTCCGGAGCTTAGAAATTTGCCCAGTACCGTAGCCACTGTAATGACCAGGATCGGAACTGCATAATCAATTAAAATTCCCGGATCAATCATCATCCCCACGGAGACAAAAAAGATAGCTGCAAATAAGTCTTTCACAGACTTTGTCAGATGTTCTATGCGCTCAGCCTGAGTCGTTTCAGCCAATATGGAACCCATGATAAAAGCGCCTAATGCTGGTGAGAAGCCAACTTTTACAGCCAGTAATACCATCAACAGACATAAAGCAATAGACACAATTAACATAGTCTCATCATTCATGAGCTTTTTTGTCGCCTTTAAAAAGGTCGGAACAAGAAATATTCCTCCGATAAACCATAGGACAAGAAAGAAACAAAGCTTCAGAATGGAAACCAACATATCTGCGCCTGCAAATTGCTGACTTACCGCAAGTGTGGAAAGCAATACCAATAATAAAATGGCGACCAGATCTTCGACAATCAGCACCCCAAAAACCAGGCCCGCAAACTTTTTATGTTTTACTCCAAGTTCTTCAAAAGCCCTAATGATAATGGTGGTAGAAGAAACAGAAAGTATTCCTCCCAAAAAGATACTGTCCATCGTAGACCAACCCATAGCCAGCCCAGCCATAAAACCAATAAGCAGCATAAAGACAACTTCAACGATGGCGGTAATAGAGGCAGAACCACCCACTTTAACCAGCTTTTTGAAACTGAATTCCAGACCTAAACTGAAAAGTAAAAAGATAACCCCAATTTCAGCCCAGATATGAATGCTGGCATTATCTGTTACTGTCGGGATAAATTTAATATGGGGGCCAACCATTAAGCCGGCCAGAATATAGCCTAAAACTAAAGGTTGTTTTATTCTTTTAAATAATAACGTGGTAATCCCGGCCGCGGCAAGTATCAGGCCTAAGTCGGTGATTAATACGGGTAAATGTATCATAGAAAATGTGTTTTTTTAAAGTTATAAAATTGTGTCGATCAGATTTCGATTATCTATAACTACCAGAAAACATGTTTAGGATACAAGAAGCTAAATATATAAGCATATCCGAAATTTTGGAATAAATGATAATATCGGATGAGTATAAGCGGAACGTATGGTTCTTTTTCTTGTCCACGCAGGAAAAACCAGGGATTACTTACCTGCTTATTTGTCCCATGACTGATGAAGGTAAGGTCTTCCAGAAATGCTTTTTTTAAAGAGGTTCTGGCTTTTGAAGGGGGATTGAAATAAAGTTTCTTAGTATTGAAATTTGATTTACTGACATAAGGGCTGACCGTGCCTAATCCCTTTCCCTGTACATTTTGCAAAGAAATTACCTGACTGAAAAAGAAAAGAATAGCAGATAATAAAAACCTCATTGAGGTAAATATAATAAAAAAATGCCTTTTTTTACAGTAAAAAGGCATTTAATTGTGGTTTAACCTATTTTTTTGAAATAGGAGAGGGTATCTTCTTTGTCTTTTTGAAGCTGCATTTTCAAGGCTTCTAATCCTGTGAATTTAACATCATGCCGTAAAAATTCAAGAAAGGTCATGGTGATGTACTGGCCATAAATTTCTTTATTGAAATCAAAAATGTTAACCTCAATATTTCTGGTCATGCCATTGATGGTTGGTCGCTGGCCGATATAAGCCATCCCCTTATAGGATTCAGTACCCATATCCACAGTAACGGCATAAATACCATCTGATGGAATGAGTTTGTAGGTCTCCTCCAGAAAAATATTGGCAGTGGGAAAGCCGATGGTTCTCCCTATTTTATCTCCTTTGATTACCCTTCCATGTATAGAAAAATTATAACCCAGATAACTGGCAGCCAGAGCAACTTCTCCATTGAGCAGGGCTTTTCGGATTTTTGTAGAGCTGACAGCAACATCATCCACGTCCTGTTTGGCAATCTCCTCAATTTTGTAATCAAACTGTTTGGAAAACATCTCCAGTTCCTGCATCCCTCCTTTACGGTCTTTTGCAAACCGATGATCATAGCCTACAATCAGTTGTTTGATCCCAATGGTGTCAACCAGAATATTTTTAATATACTCAGCAGGACTAAGATTTGAGAAATCCCTGGTAAATGGGGTGATGATCAAATGATCTACACCGAGTTCTGAAAGGATCTTTATTTTTTCTTCAATCGTGTTGATCAATTTAAGATCCTGATTTTCCGGATCAATAATCATCCTTGGATGAGGGAAAAAAGTAAGAATTACACTTTCTCCGCCAGTTGATTTTGCTAATTCACAAAGCCTTTTGATGATCTTCTGATGTCCGAAATGAACCCCGTCAAAAGTCCCTATCGTTGCAACGGCATTATCTAGCTTCTTAAACTCAGAAAAATGGTGGTATGTTTTCATTAGAAAATCAATATTATCGTAAATAAGCTCAAACCATTCCCTCTCATTTTAAGAGAAAATAGCAGGAGCTGTTAATTTCTTAGTGTTTAACCCTAGCGGTTCTTCAATTTTATTAATGCAGAGACTGGCGTTTTAGGACCACTCCTCCCTTTATATCTGCAATTTGTTGTTGGACTACAAAAGCATCCGGATCGATATTTCGAATTTCAGTTTGCAGCTTCCCCATCTCCAGCTTAGTTAATACCGTATATAAAATGTCAATGTCTTTTTTGATTCCATAACCACCTTCACCCTTGTAAATAGTTACTCCGCGTTTCATCTTTTCGATGATAAATTCTTTAATTTCCGCACTCTTATCGGATATGATCGTTACACCTGTATACTGCTCCAGACCATTCACCACAAAGTCTATAGTGTTGGAAGCCGAAAGATAGGTAAGAATGGCATACATAGCTGTTTCTACACCAAGAAATATGGCGGCGAAAGAAAAAATAATGATATTCAGGATCAATATAATATTGCCCACAGTAAGCATACTTTTTCTACTGATGTAAAGGGCTAGAACTTCTGTTCCGTCAATGACACAACCACCACGCATGGCCAGACCTATCCCTCCTCCAAGAAAAAAACCACCAAAGAAAGCGATCAATAAGGGTACATCAGTAACTGGCTTAAATGGCAATACAATCAAAAATACCGCGAGTGCTGAAATAGCAATAGCGGTTTTAATAGCAAAGCCTTTACCAATCTGCTTAAATCCAAGAATAATAAATGGAATATTAATCAGCATAATCAGATAGGATAGTTTTAATCCGGTCAGACTACTGATCAATAGCGAAATACCAGTAACACCCCCATCAATAAAATGATTGGGAATTAAAAAGCTTTTTAAGCCAAAACAGGCCGAGACAATACCACATGTAATCAAAAGGAAGTCTTTTACAGACCTTGCATTTTTACTTTTGAAGTGGCTTTGCATAATTGATTAAGGTTGAGGTTCTGTCGGATTGCCCGATTCTCTTTTACTGCGAAGATAGTTGACTAAATCTGTTACTTCAAATGCATTTTCAAGAAGGAAACTACCGCTGCGTGTACGCGTCAACTTTGAAAGGTAAGCACCATTGTTTAAATGTTTTCCAAAGTCTGAAATCAGAGATCTTATATAAGTTCCTTTGCTGCAAACGATCCTGAAATCAATTTCAGGAAGTGCAATTCTGGTGATTTCAAAAGTTGGCACCGAAACAAACCGCAGGCGTAATTCCGTTTCTTCCCCACGACGTGCTTTTACATATAAGCGCTCTCCGTTTACTTTTACTGCTGAATGAGCAGGTGGATACTGTTGAATTTCTCCTGTAAAAGGAGCAGTAGCAGCATAAATAGCTTCTTCTGTAATTCCATCTAAAGGATATTCCTGATCTACGACGGTTTCCATATCAAAAGATGGGGTAGAGGCGCCCAGGATCATCGTGCCCGTATATTCCTTTTCTTCTGCCTGGAAGGTGTCTATCTGTTTGGTTAATTTACCTGTACAAATAATCAGCAAGCCCGTAGCCAAAGGATCCAGAGTTCCGGCATGCCCCACTTTAAGCTTCAACGGTTTCAGGGAATTTCTGATCTTTCCAACCACATCAAAGCTTGTCCATTTATAAGGCTTGTTAATGAGCAACAATTCACCTTCAGCAAAATTAAAGTCCGGAAAGGTTTTCGTATTTAATATGTTTTCACTCTCTGTCATTTCACTACACGCTTTTAATACGTTTTCTTTGTTAGATTTAATGTTTGGATGCTAATTTCTTCAGTTAAGATACATGAAGAGGAGTGCCGGAAAAATATAAAGCAAGGATCACTACGCCGATAATAATTCTGTACCAGCCAAAAACGCGAAACCCATGTTTAGATAAGAATCCTATAAATGATTTAATTGCTATAATTGCAACAATAAAGGCTATCAGGTTACCAAAAAGAAGCAGTTTAACATTCTCCGCATTTAGTAAATGATATCCCTTAAATAGCTTATAACCTGTAGCTGCGCACATAGTAGGTACGGCTAAAAAGAAGGAGAATTCAGCTGCAGCATGTCTGCTTAACTTCTGTTGCATCCCTCCGATAATCGTGGCTGCGCTTCTGCTTAGTCCTGGAAATACAACTGCTAAGACCTGAAAACATCCAATTTTGAAAGCAGAGATATTGGTGATTTCTGCTTCATGATGAACTTCTGGTTTTGTAAACACTTTATCAATGAAAAGCAAAATAACACCGCCCAGTAGTAAAACAATAGCGATAAATATAGGATTGCCTAATTTTTCATCGATGAAATCATTTAGCAATTTCCCAAATACCAGAGCCGGTATAACTGCGATAATGAGTTTTACATAAAACTGCCATTTGCTAAAGTCAAAAAACTTCTTCCAGTAAAGTACAACAACTGCAAGGATTGCCCCCAGTTGGATGGCTATCTCAAATAATTTAACAAATTCATCTTTCCCAATTCCCATGATGGCACTAGCAATGACCATATGGCCGGTTGAAGAAACCGGTAAAAATTCAGTTATTCCCTCAATTACAGCGAGAATAAAGGCCTGTAAATAATTCATGAAAGCTTTATTTTTTTAGAATGGCATAAACACCAAATCCGAATCCAAATAAAACGGTCATAGGAGCCAATAAGGTTTTTCTGAAATCGTAAATGTCTGTAGTACCTATCATAAGGATAAAGCCGAATACGACAATCGCAATACTAATCAATAGCAATTGATAGTTCTTTTTTGTGAATACAAGTTCAGTTTTGCTTTCCTGATTTACAGGAGTGTTTTTTTTTTCTATCATTATCTGTAAAGGTCGTAAATTTTTAGACGTAAATATTTGCTGACAGCAAAGGAGGTACTGATGGCGGTGATGAAAATTCCAACTCCCACCAGGCCAAGTAAGACAATGCCAAATTCGGTGTAATTGCGTAAAATTACTATTTCAGGAATTTCTCTTTGTGCATAGTATAAAATGCCTAGAAGAATAAGAATAGCAATAAATGCAGCGATTAGTCCATGTAATGCCGCGAATAAAATAAAAGGCTTGCGGATAAAATTTCTGGTAGCACCTACAAGTTGCATACTCTTAATTAAGAATCGTTGAGAGTAAATCGCCAGACGTATGGTATTGTTAATTAATGCAATGGAGATGATTAATAAAA
This region of Pedobacter steynii genomic DNA includes:
- a CDS encoding YitT family protein, which codes for MQSHFKSKNARSVKDFLLITCGIVSACFGLKSFLIPNHFIDGGVTGISLLISSLTGLKLSYLIMLINIPFIILGFKQIGKGFAIKTAIAISALAVFLIVLPFKPVTDVPLLIAFFGGFFLGGGIGLAMRGGCVIDGTEVLALYISRKSMLTVGNIILILNIIIFSFAAIFLGVETAMYAILTYLSASNTIDFVVNGLEQYTGVTIISDKSAEIKEFIIEKMKRGVTIYKGEGGYGIKKDIDILYTVLTKLEMGKLQTEIRNIDPDAFVVQQQIADIKGGVVLKRQSLH
- a CDS encoding undecaprenyl-diphosphate phosphatase, which translates into the protein MNYLQAFILAVIEGITEFLPVSSTGHMVIASAIMGIGKDEFVKLFEIAIQLGAILAVVVLYWKKFFDFSKWQFYVKLIIAVIPALVFGKLLNDFIDEKLGNPIFIAIVLLLGGVILLFIDKVFTKPEVHHEAEITNISAFKIGCFQVLAVVFPGLSRSAATIIGGMQQKLSRHAAAEFSFFLAVPTMCAATGYKLFKGYHLLNAENVKLLLFGNLIAFIVAIIAIKSFIGFLSKHGFRVFGWYRIIIGVVILALYFSGTPLHVS
- the truB gene encoding tRNA pseudouridine(55) synthase TruB gives rise to the protein MTESENILNTKTFPDFNFAEGELLLINKPYKWTSFDVVGKIRNSLKPLKLKVGHAGTLDPLATGLLIICTGKLTKQIDTFQAEEKEYTGTMILGASTPSFDMETVVDQEYPLDGITEEAIYAATAPFTGEIQQYPPAHSAVKVNGERLYVKARRGEETELRLRFVSVPTFEITRIALPEIDFRIVCSKGTYIRSLISDFGKHLNNGAYLSKLTRTRSGSFLLENAFEVTDLVNYLRSKRESGNPTEPQP
- a CDS encoding bifunctional riboflavin kinase/FAD synthetase, whose amino-acid sequence is MKTYHHFSEFKKLDNAVATIGTFDGVHFGHQKIIKRLCELAKSTGGESVILTFFPHPRMIIDPENQDLKLINTIEEKIKILSELGVDHLIITPFTRDFSNLSPAEYIKNILVDTIGIKQLIVGYDHRFAKDRKGGMQELEMFSKQFDYKIEEIAKQDVDDVAVSSTKIRKALLNGEVALAASYLGYNFSIHGRVIKGDKIGRTIGFPTANIFLEETYKLIPSDGIYAVTVDMGTESYKGMAYIGQRPTINGMTRNIEVNIFDFNKEIYGQYITMTFLEFLRHDVKFTGLEALKMQLQKDKEDTLSYFKKIG
- a CDS encoding DUF3098 domain-containing protein encodes the protein MIEKKNTPVNQESKTELVFTKKNYQLLLISIAIVVFGFILMIGTTDIYDFRKTLLAPMTVLFGFGFGVYAILKK
- a CDS encoding cation:proton antiporter — encoded protein: MIHLPVLITDLGLILAAAGITTLLFKRIKQPLVLGYILAGLMVGPHIKFIPTVTDNASIHIWAEIGVIFLLFSLGLEFSFKKLVKVGGSASITAIVEVVFMLLIGFMAGLAMGWSTMDSIFLGGILSVSSTTIIIRAFEELGVKHKKFAGLVFGVLIVEDLVAILLLVLLSTLAVSQQFAGADMLVSILKLCFFLVLWFIGGIFLVPTFLKATKKLMNDETMLIVSIALCLLMVLLAVKVGFSPALGAFIMGSILAETTQAERIEHLTKSVKDLFAAIFFVSVGMMIDPGILIDYAVPILVITVATVLGKFLSSGMGALLSGQPLKTSVQTGLSLAQIGEFSFIIATLGLTLKVTSDFLYPIAVAVSAITTFTTPYLIKASEPFYLFLERTLPKRWVEAINRYSSSTAGITTLSDWKVLLKSYTFNTIIHSVIIIAIVFLGSRYLQPFITKNIINGNNGIIISLILTLFFMTPFLWALAIRKIEKKAYSHLWLNKKYTRGPLVALEVLRISLALFFVGFLIYQFYSTWIAVVIAIVLMIVGMFIFSRKLQGFYNKMESRFLLNLNAREAQNAQPEILPWDTHLAELIVAPESALVGKTLIELSIREKYGVNIALIERGKIMIPTPGRDERLYPNDKVLVIGTDNQLAAIKELFEGAKEEIAEESSFPKKDMTLQKIVINSSSPVYLQSIRSSGIREKTQGLVVGIERKGERILNPDSNLIFENEDIVWIVGNSKKVPDLLK